One part of the Vicia villosa cultivar HV-30 ecotype Madison, WI linkage group LG6, Vvil1.0, whole genome shotgun sequence genome encodes these proteins:
- the LOC131613582 gene encoding early nodulin-75-like, whose product MTLSGTSEKNKVWEEDYEFHIDYTPPRTHPIPYPPPPHDKNDEVSEESSEFNIDYTPPRTHPTPSPPPQDKKNEINNESSEFDIDYTPPRTHPTPSPPPHDENKDVSEDRSEFDIDYAPPRTHPTPSLPPHGENDEVSEESYELSIDYTPPRTHPTPSPPPHGENDEVSEESYAFNIDHTPPRIHPISSPPPNN is encoded by the exons atgactttaagcggaa CAAGTGAGAAAAATAAAGTATGGGAAGAAGATTATGAATTTCACATCGACTATACACCACCTAGGACGCATCCTATTCCttatcctcctcctcctcatgatAAGAATGATGAAGTAAGTGAAGAAAGCTCTGAATTTAACATTGACTATACACCACCTAGGACGCATCCTACTCCGTCTCCTCCTCCTCAAGataagaaaaatgaaataaataatgaaaGTTCTGAATTTGACATCGACTATACACCACCAAGGACACATCCTACTCCATCGCCTCCTCCTCATGATGAAAATAAAGATGTAAGTGAAGATAGATCTGAATTTGATATCGACTATGCACCACCTAGGACGCATCCTACTCCATCTCTTCCTCCTCATGGTGAGAATGATGAAGTAAGTGAAGAAAGCTATGAACTTAGCATCGATTATACACCACCTAGGACACATCCAACTCCGTCTCCTCCTCCTCATGGTGAGAATGATGAAGTAAGTGAAGAAAGCTATGCATTTAACATTGATCATACACCACCAAGGATACATCCTATTTCATCTCCTCCTCCAAACAATTAA